The stretch of DNA GGAAACTCATCAGCACGAATTTGCCGCCGTGCTGCCCGTTGACCTCAATGCCCCCGATGTAGCCCGCCTTGATTTCACGGCAGCCAACCCGTTGCTCCAGAATGCCAACCTGCGCGATACTGCCGCCTTTGAAGAGCTGGTGAGCCAGCTGCTTGCAGCTCAACATGCGCACATTGGCGTGGGCGGCTACCTCGAGAACCGGGTTATTTACCGCCGCAGCGGCTTGTTTGGCGCGCCCGATCCGGCGGTGCCTTCCCGCTCGCTCCACCTGGGCGTAGATGTGTGGCTCCGCGCTGGCACCCCCGTACTGGCGCCGCTTGATGCCGTGGTACACAGCGTGCAGGACAACGATAACTTCGGCGACTACGGCCCCACCGTAATTCTGGAGCACCAGCTCGAGGACACGACTTTTTATACCCTGTATGGCCATCTTACCCGCCGCGAAACCCTGTTGCTGCGCCCTGGTATGGCCATTGAAAAAGGCGAAGTATTTACGGAAGTAGGTCCGGCCCCTGAAAACGGTGACTGGCCCCCGCACCTGCACTTTCAGGTTATCAGTGATATGCTGGGGCTAACGGGGGACTTCCCCGGCGTAGCCCTCCCTGCAGAGCGGGATAAATGGGCCGCTCTCTGCCCCGACCCAAACCTGATTTTGCAGAGCCAGTGGCTTTAGGCCAGGTACACATGCAGCAAGCCTAGAGCAGCCACCTTAGTATGTGACAAACAAAAAGGCCCCGCACAGTAGTGCGGGGCCTTTTGCTTAGCTCTGGTAAAGCGCTTATTGCTTCACAAAGCGGCCAAAGTAAACTTGCTGGGCGCTGGTAGCGCGCACCAGGTACATGCCAGCTTTGAGAGATCCTACACGCTGGCTGAGCTGCTGCGTGAGCAGCTCAGCGCGGCCAGTACCCACAAACACCACCCGACCATCGGTAGAGGTTACGTTCAGGGTCAGCTCTCCTACCTGCGTAGGCAGCTGCAGGCTCAGGGTATTGTGCACCGGGTTGGGGCTGATGGACAGCTGCTGCGCCAGACGAGCCGACTTAGTTGAAGTAACCGTGCCGAACACGTACCGGGTTTGCACTGGGTAGTGGTCAGAAGTAGTGTTGGCATAGTTCGGAATCAGAGCAGCGAGGCTAGTCTGAATTTCGGCCGAACCGGTCAGGTAGTTAGCAGCCAGTTCGTTTGAAGCCACGGCGTGGTCAATTACGTCGTTGTAGCTCACCGTCGACTTCTTCTTGGCCAAGCTCAGGGGCAATGTGAGTGCCTGGTAGTTGGCGGCATCATCTACGAACGCCTTATACGAAGACTCCGTAGTGGGAGCACCAGCGGTGATAGTCTCGTCGAGGTCGTCGTTATAGTCGCCCACAATCACAAACTTGGTGGTGGGGTAATCGGCATCAAGCTTAGCCTTCAGAGCCGTAGCACCCGCTTTCCGGCGGTTATAGGCATCAACTACCGGGCTGGTGTTGGCTTTAGCGTGAATCAATACTACCAGCATGTGGTTGGTGGTGCCGTTCAGCTCCACATCAGCCTCCATGGAATAAGGGTAACGGCCCGACGACCAATCGGAATAAGCCGCGCAGTTGGTTGCCTGGTTATCACACTCCAGCAGCACCTTGAAGGTGGGGTTCTTGATAACGCTGGTACGGTACACGAATACCAGCTTCTGCGCCGTGGCATAGAAGGAGTTATTCCCGGCCGAGCTTCCGCCCGATGCGGCCGGCGACACCATGTAGCGGTAGCCACCCAACTGGCGCACAACCGTACCCAAACGCACCGTATCAACTACCTCAGCCAGCGCAAAAATGTCGGCGTTGAGGTTAGTGAGCATGGTTTTTACGTTCTCCTGCTGCAGAGCCTTGTCTTGGGGACCCAGGCCTGCCTGCGAGCCAAACCACTCAATGTTCCAACTTACTACTTCCAACGTGTTAGCCACGTTGTAGGTGTTGCCGGTAGCATCAATGGTGAGGGAAGTTGCGCCTGTGCTGGCCACCGTGAGGGTGCTGCTGTAGCTGGTGCTGGCCTGCGTGGGGCTGAAGCGGACAGCAATTGTTTTGGGGGTACTACTGGCTTCAATAGCGTCGAAGCTTATAGAGTTGCTGAAAGCGGTACCATCCTTCGACAGCTGAAAAACTGGGTTAGAGGAGGTAATGGTGGCGGCGGCCGTCAGGTCGCGTAGGGTTACGTTCAGCGTTTGGGTGGTTACCGTGTTAGGAGCGCGGTAGCCAAAGGCCAGTGTAGAGGTGTTTACTGCCAGCGATGGCGGCGGCGCAGTGGTAGAGTTGCGCACACGAATGTCATCCAGCGTCCAGCGCGCGGCTTCATCAGTAGTAGAGTTATACACGAAAGCCACGTACAGCGTAGCCGACTTGAAAGCCGACAGGTCTACGTTGTCCGTCAGCGTCCAGGTGTCGGAGCCAATAGCCGGGAAGGCGGCATCAACGGTTGTCCAGGTTACGCCGGCGGCGTTGGGGCTGCCGGTACCGGAATAGTTTGTGGAAACTTTCAGCTGCAGCGGGGCACCACTGAAGGCCACGCGGCTGTAGAACGACAGCAGCGGATAGGCAAAAGAAGACGTATTCAGCGCCGGCGAAATCAGCCAGTCTTCGTTGAGCACGCTGGAACCAGAAAAGCCGTTGATCTGCAGGCCGTTGGGCTTAGAGGCTTTGCCGGTAGCATCATTAGCATCGCGCCCGAAGGTGGTGCACCCCCAGGTTTGAGCACCCGTTACGCTAAACTGCGTCCAGCCTTCCGACGGAGAGCCCGTGCAGTTATCAAAGCTGAAGAGCAGGTTGTTGGGGTCGAAGGCGGTACCCGAAACGGCAACCGTCTGGTTTACTCCACCGGGGGTAGTGTGCGTGATGTTGCCAGAAGCAGCCCCAATAGCCGTGGGGGTGTAGCGCACATATACTGGCTTGGCAGTAGCCAGTTCAGCCGGGGTGAAAGTGATTGTAGAGCTGAAAGCGGTGTTGTCCTTCGAAACCGTAAAGCTGGCGGGAGCCGTAACGGTCACATCGCCCGTGAGGTTTACGGCGCTGATCTGGTAGTTCTGCGAAGCAGAAGCCGTATTGATCAGCTGGCTGGCAAACGTGAGAGGTGTAGTCGGCACCGAGATGGCTGGGTCAGTGGCCGATACGGTATTCCAGGTCAGCGAAAAGTCGTCGATGGCCGTAGTAGGCCGGCTGCCTGAACCCGTAGAATTGGCCAAAGCTACAATCCGAATCCATACTTTCTCGCTCTTGTTGTTGAGCGCGTTTTCGAAGTCGACTGTAATAGGCGTATTGCTGAATGAGGTGTTACCTAAGCTAGTGCCTGAGCCAATGGTCTGGAAGTTGGTGGGGTTCTCACCAGTGCCATAATCTACGCGCCACGCAGTAGTACGAGCGGAAGTATTATCCAGCGACTGAAGCTTAAAGGAAAGCGAAAAGCTGGTTTTGTTAGTGGTGTTAACAGCCTGAAAAACAAAAGCAGCTCCGGGGTCTCCGAAACTGCCCGTCTGGCGTACGCCCAGGGCGCGGTCAGTAGATGCGTCTTGTGCGGCAGCATCAGCAGCAGCCGTTAAGCCATCAGCGGAAGCATAATTGCTAAACCGCCCCGATGTGTTCGCCCAGGGCGTCTTGGCAGTTGTGAGGGCCACTTCAGTGCCGAGAGCAGTAGCTGTAGCGCCCGTACGAACGGAGAAGCCAACAGGCAATGCTGTACCGATACCGTCGAAATCTTGGGTATAGGAGCTGTTTTGAAGCGTTACCTGCGCCATAGCCCCCGTACTGAGGCCCAGAGCCATCAGAGCCGGAAGCAAACGCTGTAAACTGTACTTGTTCATCATATAATGAATGAAAAGGTGGAGGAAGGTTAAGCGGATGTAAAGTACAAAAGTACCCGCAGCAATTCGCTGCAATGTTACCGTTGTGTTAACAAAAAAATCATAAAGGAGCCCTCATAGTACAATTCTTGTAACATGAGGGCTCCTTTACAGGCATAGTATGCCGGGTTGAGATGTGGACTTTTACCTTGCTTAGTCGAACTTGATAGCGGTTACCGGCTTAATACGCGAGATGAGATACGTGGGAATAAGTACGGCCAGCAACGATGTAAGAAAAGTAGCCGCGTTCAACACCACAATAATAAATGGGTCCCAGTACACGGGCACGCGGTCCATATAGTAGTTCTCGGGGTCAAGCGGAATGGGGTGGAAAAAGTACTGAATGGCACAGAACCCCAGGCCTACCAGGTTGCCGTACAGCATGCCGCGCAAGGTGAGGCTCAAGCCCCGGAAGAAAAACATGCTCCTGATCTGGTTGTCGGTAGCCCCAATGGCCTTAAGCACCCCAATCATATTGGTGCGCTCCAGAATCATGATAAAGATGGTAGCCACCATATTAAACGTAGCTACGAAAATGATCAGAATCAGGAAGATGACCACGTTGCGATTCAGCAGTTGCAGCCAGTCGAAGAGCTGGGCATACTGGTCGGTAATCTTATCCAGCTTCAGGTCGTAGCGCAGGTTTTCATACAGCGTATCGGCCACGGGGTCGAGGCGGTTGAAGTCTTTCAGCACTACTTCTACACCTCCCACCAGCGTATCGGGCCAGGAGTACAGCTCCTGCACCTGGCGTAAATCACCGATAACGTATACCTCATCAAACTCGTCTAGGCCAGTCTGATAGATGCCGCTTACCGTAAAGCGCCGGACGCGGGGCGGGTTCTGAATGAAGTAGAACAGGGCTTTGTCGCCGGGCTTGAGGCGCAGCTTGTCGGCCACTTTCCGCGAGAGCATAATATCGTTGCTGGCCGAATCAGGAAACGACAGAAACTTGCCCTCGACCAGGTTCTGGCGCATGGGTGAGGGCCCCGACTTCTCATCAATGCCCTTGAGCACCACGCCCAGCACTTCCTCTTTGGTTTTGATGATGGCGGCCTTACGGGCAAATGGCTGCAAGGATTTCACCTGCGGATTACTCTTCAGCTCCTGCAACAGCTGCGGCGTGGCAATGGGCGCCACCTGCAGAGAATTGTTGGTATCGTACTTGCTGATCTGCAAGTGCGCGCCAAAAGAGAATATCTTGCTCTGAATCTCGTTGCGGAAGCCTTCCAGAATGGCAAACGACACCACCATCACAGCAAGCCCCATGGCAATGCTGATGATGGCTATCTTTGTCACCGACGAGGTGAAAGAACCGGAGTCGGCCCCGTCAATCTTACCAGATATGTACTTCGATACGTTCACTGGCGTAAAGCTACGTGAACCCGACCAGTTTTCCAGCCTCGTCTCCCGCCCATGTTTCCAGCCTTTTCCACCGGCCTGCTAGGCCTCTCGCTCCTGCTCTCTGATTGTGCCCGCCCGGTAGCCACGGCCACACCGGCCGCTCCTGCTACTTCGGTTACAACTCTACCCGCAACTGTGGCGCCTGCACCCAAGCAAGCCTTGCGCGTGGGAGCTGAGCAGTTTGACCGTTACCTGCCGCTGCTGAAGGGCAAACGCGTGGGCTTGGTGGTTAACCAAACGGCGCGCGTAGGCCAGGCATTTTTAGTGGATACCCTGCTGGCTAAGGGGGTGGGGGTAAAAGTGATTTTTGGGCCGGAGCACGGTTTCCGGGGCGAAGCTGCGGATGGGGCTACTATTAAAGATGGTAAGGACTCCCGCAGTGGCCTACCGGCGCTTAGCCTTTACGGCGCCACCAAAAAGCCTACCCCCGAAATGCTCAAGGATGTAGATGTGCTGGTGTTTGACATTCAGGATGTGGGCACGCGCTTCTACACCTTCATCAGCACCATGCACTACGTGATGGAAGCCGCCGCGGAGCAAGGGAAAGAAGTTATTATTCTCGACCGGCCCAACCCCAATGGCTGGTACGTAGATGGCCCCGTTATGGAGCCCCAGCACAAGTCGTTTGTGGGCATGCACCCTATTCCGGTGGTGCACGGCCTAACGGTGGGGGAGCTGGCCCGAATGATAAATGGGGAGAAGTGGCTGGCGGGCGGCAAACAGTGCCGCCTCACCGTGGTGCCCGTGCAGGGCTATACCCATGCCACCCGCTACGAGCTGCCCGTGCGCCCTTCCCCCAACCTGCCCAATGCCCATTCGGTAGCCTTGTACCCCAGCATTTGCCTCTTTGAGGGCACTGATGTAAGCGTGGGCCGCGGCACCGACTCGCCTTTTGAAGTAATTGGGGCCCCTACCCAGCCTGCTACCCGCCCCTACCGCTTTACCCCCAGGCCCAACACTGGCTCGCCTACCCCGCCCCAAAACGGCAAGGTTTGCTATGGCCAGGATTTGCGCCAAACCGGCAACGATGTAGGGTTCAGCCTGAAATATTTGTTAGACTTCTACCAGCAGAGCACCGATAAGGAGCACTTCTTCGGCAAGTACTTTGAGCAGCTCACAGGCACGCGCAGCCTGCGCGAGCAGGTAATTGCCGGCAAGTCAGAGCAGGAAATCCGTAACTCATGGGAGCCGGCGCTAGGCCAGTATAAGGCCATGCGCAAGAAATATTTGCTCTACCCTGAAGCATAGCCACCGGCTGCTACGCCCTGGTAAATAAGAGCCTGGCCCCATCTGAACCCATACCTTCAGGCCGCCTAGTTCAGGTAGGGCTAGGCCTTTTTCTGCTTTCAGGATATCCGTTGTATACTTTTGCTCCCATGACAACACCTACCCCTGCTGCACCACTCCGCGTTATTTTCATGGGTACGCCTGAGTTTGCCGTGCCCACCCTCCAGGCCCTGCTTTCTTGGGCGGGCTGCCAGGTAGTAGCCGTACTTACAGCTCCCGATAAGCCCGCGGGCCGCGGACGCCAGCTAGCGGAATCGGCGGTGAAGCAGGCCGCAGTGCAGCACGGCTTACCAGTGTTGCAACCTACCAACCTCAAAGACCAGGCGTTTCAGGCTGAGCTACTGGCCTACGCCGCCGACCTGCAGGTGGTGGTGGCCTTCCGAATGCTGCCCGAGGCAGTCTGGAATATGCCTCGCCTCGGCTCCATAAACATTCATGCCTCATTGCTGCCCCAGTACCGCGGCGCGGCGCCAATCAACTGGGCGCTCATTCACGGCGACACCCAAACGGGCGTAACGTCCTTCTTCCTGCGCCACGAGATTGACACCGGCGACCTGATTTACCAGGATGTAGTAAACATTGTGCCCGAGGATGATTTTGGCTCTCTGTATGAGAAGCTGAAAGCGGCCGGAGCGGCGCTGGCGCTGCGCTCGGTGCAGGCCATTGCGGCGGGTACCGCGCCCAGCTTGCCTCAGCCAGAACTGCCTGATTTGCGCCCCGCCCCCAAACTGCAAAAAGAGCTCGGCCGCCTCGATTTCACGCAACCGGCTCCGGCACTGGCCAACCTGGTGCGGGGCCTCTCCCCCATCCCTACTGCCTTTACCCAGCTGCCCGATGGCCGCACCCTCAAAGTATTTAAAGCTCAACCACTTGATGATGAAGATGCCAGCGGCCCCGATACCGGCGTGCCCGGCACCTGGTTTACTGATGGCCGCACGTACCTGCGCGTGCAGACTGCTGATGGCCTGCTAGACTTGCTGGATGTGCAGCTGGAGGGGAAAAAGCGCATGAACACCCCTGACTTTCTGCGCGGCTTCAACGCCAGCCTTCTCAAAACAAACCTGTAGGCTACTTCTTCCGCACTTGCTCACCACGCACCATACACATGACCGGTTTAGTAGTAGCTGTAGCTCAAAACGGAGTAATTGGGGGCGACAACCGCCTGTTGTGGCATTTGCCGCTTGATCTGAAGCATTTTAAAGAACTCACTCAGGGGCACCCCATCGTGATGGGCCGACGCACTTACGAGAGCATTGGCCGCCCCTTACCCAACCGCACAAATATTATAGTCACCAGGCAGCCCAACTGGCAGGCTCCGGGTTGCGAGGTGGCCTACTCCGTACCTCAGGCCTTAGAAATGGCGCGGGCCCTGGATGAGCAGGTGATGGTAATTGGGGGTGGCGAAATCTACCGCCAGGCGCTACCCGCCGCCGAAGTGGTATACCTGACGGAAGTGCACCACGACTTTGAAGGCGACGTAACCTTCCCGGAACTCTCGCCCGTTGAATGGCGCGAAGAAACCCGCGAGCGGCACGAGCCCGACGAGAAGCACGCCTACCCTTTCAGCTTCGTAACCCTCCGGCGCAGATAATTGACGCATAGCTTTCTCCGTTCTCTACCAGTAAGTACAATGCTGCGCTGGGCCAGCCAACGTCCAGTTACAGGACAAGAGCAGTGCAGGTGCATAATGGCCTAGCAGGTGGTTGAAACTGAACAACAGCAAAGAGGCAGCCCGTATAGGCTGCCTCTTTGCTGTTGCATGCAGGATAGATTATCGCAGAAGCACGAGCTTACCCCACCCCTGTTTGAAGGCCTTGTCGGCGGAGGTGGCGCGGTGCTCGAAGGTGTTCTGCGGGTCATCGAGTACCATGCGGTAGAGGTAGGTGCCGTTGGCTAACCGGTCACCGAATTCGTCGGTGCCATCCCAGGCGTAGTCCGTCATGTTATTGCCAATACGCAGGGCACCCATCTCGCTCATCATAATTTCGCGCACCACGCGCCCGGTTAAGGACATGATTTGAATTTTCATGTTGCGCGGCACTTCGCTGCCCGTGATGGTAAAAACGAACTTCGCCTTGCTGGTAATCGGGTTAGGGTAGGGAAATACGTTGGAAATGCCCGCGGTAGTAATTACCTCAAACGTAATACGGTAGGGCTCTGAGCCTGCCAGCTTACCCGAACCATCTTTGCCCTGCACCTCCAAAGTATAGATGCCATCTTTCAGCGGGGCAGTTTTGCCGAGTTGCACTTCCAAACGAGCCAGCCCCTGGGAAGAATCAGCGGCAAATACTACGTTGGCCGCATTCAGATCAAGCGGCACGGAAGTAGTTCCGCCCGGGCTGGTAAGGAACAGACTGAATGCCGTCCGGTCTTTGATGGGGCGCAAACGGTCCTGGTCGCGGAGCTGCACCGTAATAAGGGGCTTCGCCGATACGATGTCGCCGTTTAACAGATGCCGGCCATCGAAGGCCACATCCAGCACGGGTGGGGTGTCCTGGTCGTCTACCTGGAAGGCAGGTATCCCTTGCTCGTTGTTGAAGTAGTACAGTTCCGGCTGCCGGTTAGGGCTCAGGGGTTGATTGGGGTTTAGCACCACCTGGCCCGACATATTCCCGAACAAGTCCCGAATATCCAGCTCTACCTGGTACGTGCGCTGGGTGTGGGCAGTCAGCGGGGCGCCGGGCAGCTTAATGAATTTCTCACGCACGCCATTATTATCGTTACGCACTAAGATGTAGGCTGCTAGTGGCGCGGCAAAGTCGAAGTCGGCTACGTTTTGAAAGGTAACTGGCACGGTGATTTTGCCTTGCTGAGCCGCTTGTTGCGCTAGGGTTGCTCCTGACAGGGCTAC from Hymenobacter taeanensis encodes:
- a CDS encoding exo-beta-N-acetylmuramidase NamZ family protein, whose amino-acid sequence is MFPAFSTGLLGLSLLLSDCARPVATATPAAPATSVTTLPATVAPAPKQALRVGAEQFDRYLPLLKGKRVGLVVNQTARVGQAFLVDTLLAKGVGVKVIFGPEHGFRGEAADGATIKDGKDSRSGLPALSLYGATKKPTPEMLKDVDVLVFDIQDVGTRFYTFISTMHYVMEAAAEQGKEVIILDRPNPNGWYVDGPVMEPQHKSFVGMHPIPVVHGLTVGELARMINGEKWLAGGKQCRLTVVPVQGYTHATRYELPVRPSPNLPNAHSVALYPSICLFEGTDVSVGRGTDSPFEVIGAPTQPATRPYRFTPRPNTGSPTPPQNGKVCYGQDLRQTGNDVGFSLKYLLDFYQQSTDKEHFFGKYFEQLTGTRSLREQVIAGKSEQEIRNSWEPALGQYKAMRKKYLLYPEA
- a CDS encoding T9SS-dependent choice-of-anchor J family protein; its protein translation is MMNKYSLQRLLPALMALGLSTGAMAQVTLQNSSYTQDFDGIGTALPVGFSVRTGATATALGTEVALTTAKTPWANTSGRFSNYASADGLTAAADAAAQDASTDRALGVRQTGSFGDPGAAFVFQAVNTTNKTSFSLSFKLQSLDNTSARTTAWRVDYGTGENPTNFQTIGSGTSLGNTSFSNTPITVDFENALNNKSEKVWIRIVALANSTGSGSRPTTAIDDFSLTWNTVSATDPAISVPTTPLTFASQLINTASASQNYQISAVNLTGDVTVTAPASFTVSKDNTAFSSTITFTPAELATAKPVYVRYTPTAIGAASGNITHTTPGGVNQTVAVSGTAFDPNNLLFSFDNCTGSPSEGWTQFSVTGAQTWGCTTFGRDANDATGKASKPNGLQINGFSGSSVLNEDWLISPALNTSSFAYPLLSFYSRVAFSGAPLQLKVSTNYSGTGSPNAAGVTWTTVDAAFPAIGSDTWTLTDNVDLSAFKSATLYVAFVYNSTTDEAARWTLDDIRVRNSTTAPPPSLAVNTSTLAFGYRAPNTVTTQTLNVTLRDLTAAATITSSNPVFQLSKDGTAFSNSISFDAIEASSTPKTIAVRFSPTQASTSYSSTLTVASTGATSLTIDATGNTYNVANTLEVVSWNIEWFGSQAGLGPQDKALQQENVKTMLTNLNADIFALAEVVDTVRLGTVVRQLGGYRYMVSPAASGGSSAGNNSFYATAQKLVFVYRTSVIKNPTFKVLLECDNQATNCAAYSDWSSGRYPYSMEADVELNGTTNHMLVVLIHAKANTSPVVDAYNRRKAGATALKAKLDADYPTTKFVIVGDYNDDLDETITAGAPTTESSYKAFVDDAANYQALTLPLSLAKKKSTVSYNDVIDHAVASNELAANYLTGSAEIQTSLAALIPNYANTTSDHYPVQTRYVFGTVTSTKSARLAQQLSISPNPVHNTLSLQLPTQVGELTLNVTSTDGRVVFVGTGRAELLTQQLSQRVGSLKAGMYLVRATSAQQVYFGRFVKQ
- a CDS encoding dihydrofolate reductase; translated protein: MTGLVVAVAQNGVIGGDNRLLWHLPLDLKHFKELTQGHPIVMGRRTYESIGRPLPNRTNIIVTRQPNWQAPGCEVAYSVPQALEMARALDEQVMVIGGGEIYRQALPAAEVVYLTEVHHDFEGDVTFPELSPVEWREETRERHEPDEKHAYPFSFVTLRRR
- a CDS encoding ABC transporter permease; amino-acid sequence: MNVSKYISGKIDGADSGSFTSSVTKIAIISIAMGLAVMVVSFAILEGFRNEIQSKIFSFGAHLQISKYDTNNSLQVAPIATPQLLQELKSNPQVKSLQPFARKAAIIKTKEEVLGVVLKGIDEKSGPSPMRQNLVEGKFLSFPDSASNDIMLSRKVADKLRLKPGDKALFYFIQNPPRVRRFTVSGIYQTGLDEFDEVYVIGDLRQVQELYSWPDTLVGGVEVVLKDFNRLDPVADTLYENLRYDLKLDKITDQYAQLFDWLQLLNRNVVIFLILIIFVATFNMVATIFIMILERTNMIGVLKAIGATDNQIRSMFFFRGLSLTLRGMLYGNLVGLGFCAIQYFFHPIPLDPENYYMDRVPVYWDPFIIVVLNAATFLTSLLAVLIPTYLISRIKPVTAIKFD
- a CDS encoding peptidoglycan DD-metalloendopeptidase family protein, which codes for MLAQILETHQHEFAAVLPVDLNAPDVARLDFTAANPLLQNANLRDTAAFEELVSQLLAAQHAHIGVGGYLENRVIYRRSGLFGAPDPAVPSRSLHLGVDVWLRAGTPVLAPLDAVVHSVQDNDNFGDYGPTVILEHQLEDTTFYTLYGHLTRRETLLLRPGMAIEKGEVFTEVGPAPENGDWPPHLHFQVISDMLGLTGDFPGVALPAERDKWAALCPDPNLILQSQWL
- the fmt gene encoding methionyl-tRNA formyltransferase — encoded protein: MTTPTPAAPLRVIFMGTPEFAVPTLQALLSWAGCQVVAVLTAPDKPAGRGRQLAESAVKQAAVQHGLPVLQPTNLKDQAFQAELLAYAADLQVVVAFRMLPEAVWNMPRLGSINIHASLLPQYRGAAPINWALIHGDTQTGVTSFFLRHEIDTGDLIYQDVVNIVPEDDFGSLYEKLKAAGAALALRSVQAIAAGTAPSLPQPELPDLRPAPKLQKELGRLDFTQPAPALANLVRGLSPIPTAFTQLPDGRTLKVFKAQPLDDEDASGPDTGVPGTWFTDGRTYLRVQTADGLLDLLDVQLEGKKRMNTPDFLRGFNASLLKTNL